The Chryseobacterium suipulveris genome window below encodes:
- the purB gene encoding adenylosuccinate lyase, producing the protein MNSYKNPLEERYSSEEMLYNFSPENKFRNWRKLWIALAEIEKDLGLDISEEQIADLKNNAENIDYIKAAEYEKKFRHDVMAHVHAYGDVAPAAKGIIHLGATSAFVGDNTDLIQIRDGLLLIRKQLVNVIKNLSDFALKYKDLPTLGFTHYQPAQLTTVGKRATLWLQSLILDFEELEFFLQTLRFRGVKGTTGTAASFLELFNGDYSKVKHLDKELSRRFGFDKVFGVSGQTYDRKIDAKVVSLLSNIAQSAHKFTNDLRLLQNLKEIEEPFEKNQIGSSAMAYKRNPMRSERIGALAKFVISLSTSSAMVASTQWFERTLDDSANKRLTIPQAFLAVDAILLIWNNIMNGIVVYENRIHKHIMEELPFMATEYIIMEEVKAGGDRQEIHETIRIHSMEASKKVKIEGKENDLIERIMNDNSLKMDKSKIMEVLDPKNFIGFAPIQTEEFIKNEAQPIFDKYADEIGLKADLKV; encoded by the coding sequence ATGAATTCCTACAAAAACCCGCTTGAAGAACGCTATTCAAGTGAGGAAATGCTGTATAACTTCTCTCCAGAAAACAAATTCCGCAACTGGCGGAAACTCTGGATCGCGCTCGCTGAAATCGAGAAAGATCTGGGACTCGATATTTCTGAAGAACAGATTGCAGATCTTAAGAACAACGCTGAAAACATCGACTATATAAAAGCTGCGGAATACGAAAAAAAGTTCCGGCACGATGTGATGGCGCATGTACACGCATACGGCGACGTTGCGCCCGCTGCAAAAGGGATTATTCATTTGGGAGCGACTTCCGCATTTGTTGGAGACAATACTGACTTGATCCAAATCCGCGACGGATTGTTGCTCATCAGAAAACAATTGGTGAACGTTATCAAGAATCTGTCGGATTTCGCACTGAAATACAAAGACTTGCCTACACTTGGTTTCACCCATTATCAACCGGCGCAATTAACCACCGTCGGAAAACGCGCAACTTTATGGCTCCAATCTTTAATTCTCGATTTTGAGGAACTTGAATTTTTCCTTCAAACATTAAGATTCCGCGGTGTAAAAGGAACAACTGGAACTGCGGCGAGTTTTCTTGAATTGTTCAATGGCGATTATTCCAAAGTAAAACACCTTGATAAGGAACTTTCAAGACGTTTCGGCTTTGATAAAGTTTTCGGCGTTTCCGGACAAACCTACGACAGAAAAATTGACGCAAAAGTAGTTTCGCTTTTGTCGAATATCGCGCAGTCTGCCCATAAATTCACCAATGATTTACGGCTGTTACAGAATTTGAAGGAAATCGAGGAACCGTTTGAAAAGAACCAAATCGGTTCTTCTGCGATGGCGTATAAACGAAATCCGATGCGTTCCGAAAGAATCGGTGCATTGGCAAAATTCGTGATATCGCTTTCCACAAGTTCCGCAATGGTGGCTTCAACGCAGTGGTTTGAAAGAACTTTGGATGATTCCGCCAATAAGCGTCTCACGATTCCGCAAGCGTTTTTGGCAGTCGATGCGATTCTTCTGATCTGGAACAATATTATGAATGGAATCGTGGTGTACGAAAACCGCATCCACAAACATATCATGGAGGAACTTCCGTTTATGGCGACCGAATACATCATTATGGAAGAGGTAAAAGCGGGAGGCGACCGACAGGAAATCCACGAAACCATCCGTATCCATTCGATGGAGGCGAGCAAAAAAGTAAAAATCGAGGGAAAAGAAAACGACCTGATCGAAAGAATCATGAACGACAATTCCCTGAAAATGGACAAATCCAAAATAATGGAGGTGCTCGATCCGAAAAACTTCATCGGTTTTGCACCTATCCAAACAGAGGAATTCATCAAAAACGAAGCGCAGCCAATTTTCGATAAATATGCCGACGAAATCGGCTTGAAAGCTGATTTGAAAGTGTAG
- a CDS encoding phosphoribosylformylglycinamidine synthase, whose protein sequence is MKRRIFVEKRGIFDVESPKIFNEIKNIVPTIQNVKIFNIYDIFGLDDIELNKVIYNTFVDPVTDIVHFENPAKNLNFATEFLPGQYDQRADSAEQCIALLTENERATVRSGRLVELFGVNENDLEKIKNHLINKVESQEKDLSILEIPAEETPDEVVVHDGFKDFSKSELEGFYHKHGFAFGLDDLEHIQNYFKSEDRNPTETELKVLDTYWSDHCRHTTFETELTDIQFNGKFKETLENIFNDYLEKRKFLGREAKPVSLMDLATVCARYFHKTGKLENLVVSDEINACTIEIEAEFDGKKEPWYLLFKNETHNHPTEIEPFGGASTCLGGAIRDPLSGRAFVYQAMRLTGAANVLESVSDTLPGKLPQRTITKQAASGYSSYGNQIGLATTLVNEIYHDGYKAKRMEVGFVVGAVKKDWVRREKPAKGDIVILLGGATGRDGVGGATGSSKEQDETSIHTLSTEVQKGNAVEERKIQRLFRNPEVTTLIKKSNDFGAGGVSVAISEIADSLEINLDILPLKYEGLNGTELAISESQERMAVVIEQKDKDKFIRFCENENIKAVEVAKVTDSGRMQMFWRGSKIVDLSRDFLDTNGCAKKQHASVSHLQDVDNQSLSFNRDNFLQQLSKKNVASQKGLVEMFDASVGGTTVAMPFGGKYQLTETEGSVQTLPILNAKDIETVSLASWGFDAEISSQNSMIGAANAVVESVAKVVAMGGNYKNIRLSFQEYFEKMGNNPEKWGKPLASLLGAYDAQMNFELAAIGGKDSMSGTYQNLNVPPTLISFACANGEKKNIISPELKKEGNKLYLFNHIPQENGLPDYEKLKTVFDFVHENIKSGKIVSVKTIREGGVAVALAKMSFGNQLGAEISVDEQLLLTKNIGSFIIESDGELENNLLQLIGEINSSKTLKINNLEFFIKNLLEVWNGTFEELFPTKESDKIVVEIDHKLNSTNPRSIQILKHGIAKPKVFVPVFPGTNCEYETQNAFRKEGAEVSSLPLINLNHQLLNESLDAWISEIEQSQILVFSGGFSAGDEPDGSAKFIVNVLKNEKMKNAVHRLLERDGMILGICNGFQALVKSGLLPYGEIRDLDENSPTLAHNAIGRHISQMVNVKVVNDDSPWLKGMKDQVFTIPISHGEGRFMASENLIKELYENGQIATQYIDFEGNIAHGMPFNPNNSLFGIEGVTSLSGKIFGRMGHPERFAEGLLKNIPTANYHNIFKNGVEYFR, encoded by the coding sequence ATGAAACGTAGAATCTTCGTAGAAAAAAGAGGAATTTTCGACGTCGAAAGTCCAAAAATTTTTAATGAAATAAAGAATATCGTTCCCACAATTCAGAACGTCAAAATCTTTAACATTTACGACATTTTCGGACTGGATGATATTGAACTTAACAAAGTGATTTACAATACGTTTGTGGATCCGGTTACCGACATCGTACATTTTGAGAATCCAGCGAAAAATCTGAATTTCGCCACGGAATTCTTACCCGGACAATACGATCAAAGAGCAGATTCCGCTGAACAGTGTATCGCACTTTTAACCGAAAATGAGAGAGCCACCGTTCGGAGCGGAAGATTAGTTGAGCTTTTCGGAGTGAACGAAAATGATCTGGAAAAAATCAAAAACCACCTCATTAATAAAGTAGAATCTCAGGAAAAAGATCTGTCGATACTCGAAATTCCTGCCGAAGAAACCCCTGATGAAGTTGTTGTCCACGATGGTTTCAAGGATTTTTCAAAATCTGAATTGGAGGGTTTTTACCATAAACACGGTTTCGCTTTCGGGCTCGATGATTTGGAACACATTCAGAACTATTTCAAATCCGAGGACAGAAATCCAACCGAAACCGAACTCAAAGTTTTAGACACTTATTGGAGCGACCATTGCCGACATACTACTTTTGAAACGGAACTTACTGATATTCAATTCAATGGTAAGTTTAAAGAAACGCTTGAAAACATTTTCAACGATTATCTGGAAAAAAGAAAATTCCTCGGTCGTGAAGCGAAACCGGTTTCACTAATGGATTTGGCAACGGTTTGCGCGAGATATTTCCACAAGACGGGAAAACTTGAAAACCTCGTTGTTTCAGACGAAATCAATGCATGTACGATCGAAATCGAAGCAGAGTTTGATGGTAAAAAAGAACCGTGGTATCTTCTTTTCAAAAACGAAACCCACAATCACCCGACAGAAATCGAACCTTTTGGCGGTGCTTCCACTTGTTTGGGAGGTGCGATTCGTGATCCGTTGTCGGGTCGTGCATTTGTTTATCAGGCGATGCGGTTGACTGGAGCTGCGAATGTTCTGGAATCCGTTTCTGATACTTTGCCTGGAAAACTTCCGCAGCGAACCATCACAAAACAGGCGGCGAGCGGTTATTCTTCCTATGGAAACCAAATCGGTTTGGCGACGACTTTAGTAAATGAAATTTATCACGACGGCTACAAAGCTAAAAGAATGGAGGTCGGCTTCGTAGTCGGTGCTGTAAAAAAAGATTGGGTACGAAGGGAAAAACCTGCAAAAGGCGACATCGTCATTTTATTGGGAGGTGCTACAGGAAGAGACGGAGTAGGCGGCGCGACGGGAAGTTCGAAAGAACAGGACGAAACCTCGATCCACACGCTTTCTACGGAAGTGCAGAAAGGAAATGCGGTGGAAGAAAGAAAAATCCAGCGACTGTTTAGAAATCCTGAAGTCACCACATTGATCAAGAAATCCAACGATTTCGGAGCGGGTGGGGTTTCTGTCGCGATTAGCGAAATCGCTGATTCTCTGGAAATTAACCTCGATATCCTTCCATTAAAATATGAAGGATTGAACGGAACCGAACTTGCCATTTCGGAATCTCAGGAAAGGATGGCGGTCGTGATTGAGCAAAAGGACAAAGACAAATTCATCAGATTCTGCGAGAACGAAAACATCAAAGCCGTAGAAGTTGCTAAGGTAACCGATTCGGGAAGGATGCAGATGTTTTGGAGAGGAAGCAAAATCGTGGACTTAAGCAGAGATTTTCTCGACACCAATGGTTGTGCGAAAAAACAGCATGCTTCGGTTTCACACTTGCAAGATGTTGATAATCAAAGTTTAAGCTTTAATAGGGATAATTTCCTACAGCAGCTTTCAAAGAAAAATGTGGCTTCACAAAAAGGTCTTGTCGAAATGTTTGATGCTTCGGTCGGCGGAACCACTGTTGCAATGCCTTTTGGCGGGAAATACCAATTGACGGAAACTGAGGGAAGTGTCCAGACTTTACCGATTTTAAATGCAAAAGATATCGAAACCGTTTCTTTGGCAAGTTGGGGATTCGATGCTGAAATTTCTTCCCAAAACTCGATGATCGGTGCTGCGAACGCCGTGGTAGAAAGCGTTGCAAAAGTTGTCGCGATGGGCGGTAATTACAAAAATATCCGTTTAAGCTTCCAGGAGTATTTTGAAAAAATGGGCAATAACCCGGAAAAATGGGGGAAACCTTTGGCGTCGCTTCTCGGTGCTTATGATGCGCAGATGAATTTCGAACTCGCCGCAATCGGGGGGAAAGATTCGATGAGCGGGACTTATCAGAATTTGAACGTTCCGCCAACGTTGATTTCTTTTGCGTGTGCAAATGGTGAAAAGAAGAATATCATTTCACCAGAACTGAAAAAAGAAGGAAACAAACTTTATCTTTTCAACCACATTCCGCAGGAAAACGGTTTGCCTGATTACGAAAAACTGAAGACGGTTTTCGATTTTGTTCACGAAAATATCAAGTCGGGAAAAATAGTTTCGGTGAAGACAATCAGGGAAGGTGGAGTTGCAGTGGCGTTGGCGAAAATGAGTTTCGGGAACCAACTCGGTGCAGAAATTTCAGTGGATGAACAATTGCTTTTAACCAAAAATATCGGAAGTTTCATTATTGAAAGCGATGGTGAATTAGAAAATAATTTGCTTCAATTAATAGGAGAGATAAACAGTAGTAAAACATTAAAAATAAATAATTTAGAGTTTTTTATAAAAAATTTACTTGAAGTATGGAACGGAACTTTCGAGGAGCTTTTCCCTACCAAAGAATCGGACAAAATCGTGGTGGAAATCGACCACAAATTAAACTCTACAAATCCTCGATCGATTCAAATTCTGAAACACGGAATTGCGAAACCCAAAGTGTTCGTTCCTGTTTTTCCTGGTACGAATTGCGAATACGAAACCCAAAATGCATTCAGAAAAGAAGGCGCCGAAGTTTCAAGTTTACCATTAATAAATCTTAACCATCAACTTTTAAATGAAAGTTTGGACGCGTGGATTTCTGAGATCGAGCAGTCGCAGATTTTGGTATTCTCGGGTGGATTTTCTGCAGGTGACGAACCCGACGGTTCAGCGAAATTCATTGTGAATGTCCTTAAAAATGAGAAGATGAAAAATGCCGTTCACCGACTTTTGGAAAGGGACGGGATGATTCTCGGAATCTGCAACGGATTTCAGGCACTCGTGAAATCGGGACTTTTACCTTATGGAGAAATCCGCGATTTGGATGAAAATTCTCCCACTCTGGCGCACAACGCAATCGGTCGACATATCTCGCAAATGGTGAATGTGAAGGTCGTGAATGACGATTCGCCGTGGTTGAAGGGAATGAAAGACCAGGTGTTTACGATCCCGATTTCTCACGGAGAAGGAAGATTCATGGCTTCGGAAAATCTGATCAAGGAGCTGTACGAAAACGGACAAATTGCGACGCAGTACATTGATTTTGAGGGAAATATTGCACACGGAATGCCGTTTAATCCCAACAATTCGCTGTTTGGTATTGAAGGAGTGACTTCACTTTCAGGAAAAATATTCGGGAGAATGGGGCATCCTGAAAGGTTTGCGGAAGGTTTGCTGAAAAATATTCCAACCGCGAATTACCACAATATCTTTAAGAATGGCGTTGAATATTTCAGGTAG
- a CDS encoding SatD family protein produces the protein MIMKAVITGDIVNSQEADSENWLPKLKQLLEKWGKTPTDWEIYRGDEFQLKCDIEEVFWTALTIKSLVKQFENLDVRIAIGIGEEQYSSEKITESNGTAYVHSGRLLNEIKNEGKTFAIRTPDETINADLGILFKWCSLDFDSWTIAVSEIVHLLMLDKNLTQDDLAKKLGISQSSVSQRIKRANLDLILETDQYFRKKIAELK, from the coding sequence ATGATTATGAAAGCTGTAATTACTGGCGACATCGTAAATTCACAGGAAGCAGATTCCGAAAATTGGCTGCCCAAACTAAAGCAGCTTCTTGAAAAATGGGGAAAAACGCCAACTGATTGGGAAATTTACAGAGGCGATGAATTTCAACTCAAATGTGATATTGAGGAAGTTTTCTGGACGGCTTTAACCATCAAGTCATTAGTGAAACAATTTGAAAATCTGGACGTTAGAATTGCGATAGGTATCGGTGAAGAACAATATTCCTCCGAAAAAATCACAGAATCTAACGGAACGGCGTATGTGCATTCAGGAAGGTTGCTCAACGAGATTAAGAACGAGGGGAAAACTTTTGCCATTAGAACTCCAGACGAAACAATTAACGCTGATTTAGGTATTCTGTTCAAGTGGTGTTCGCTGGATTTTGATTCCTGGACGATCGCTGTTTCAGAAATCGTACATTTGTTGATGCTGGACAAAAATCTGACTCAAGATGACTTGGCAAAAAAATTGGGTATCTCTCAGTCGTCTGTAAGTCAAAGAATTAAACGGGCAAATCTGGACCTAATTCTGGAAACCGACCAGTATTTCCGCAAAAAAATAGCTGAATTGAAATGA
- a CDS encoding DUF3307 domain-containing protein produces the protein MIFTPLILAHLLGDFLLQPTSWVADKERKKERSIYLYFHILIHIVLVLILLWDLQLCWIAAIIGVTHFFIDLAKLRLQTPKNKRTWFFADQLLHILVIVLLSVFYYPYFKWEDFFNHENLKLISAVVFLTVPSSIIIKTLISIWTPVTVDHSKVRTESLVNAGKYIGILERLLVFVFIIVNHWEGVGFMIAAKSVFRFSDLAEAKQRKLTEYVLIGTLLSFGIAVLTGILIKI, from the coding sequence ATGATTTTCACTCCACTCATATTGGCACATTTGCTTGGCGACTTCCTACTGCAGCCAACTTCCTGGGTCGCCGATAAGGAGCGGAAAAAAGAGCGCAGCATCTATCTTTACTTCCACATTCTGATCCACATCGTTTTGGTGCTGATTCTTCTGTGGGACCTACAGCTTTGTTGGATTGCCGCAATCATCGGAGTTACTCATTTTTTCATCGATTTGGCGAAACTGCGATTGCAAACCCCGAAAAACAAAAGAACTTGGTTTTTTGCTGACCAGCTGCTTCATATATTGGTAATCGTCTTATTATCAGTATTTTATTATCCCTACTTCAAGTGGGAAGATTTCTTCAACCACGAAAATCTGAAACTGATTTCGGCAGTCGTTTTCCTCACCGTTCCGAGTTCGATCATCATCAAAACCTTAATTTCCATTTGGACTCCGGTCACTGTTGACCACAGCAAAGTGCGGACGGAATCACTCGTCAATGCCGGAAAATACATCGGGATTCTCGAGCGGCTTTTGGTTTTCGTGTTCATCATCGTCAATCATTGGGAAGGAGTGGGATTTATGATCGCCGCAAAATCGGTGTTCAGGTTCAGTGATTTGGCGGAAGCAAAACAGCGCAAACTCACCGAATACGTACTGATCGGAACATTGCTGAGTTTCGGAATTGCAGTACTGACGGGGATTTTAATTAAGATTTAG
- the purC gene encoding phosphoribosylaminoimidazolesuccinocarboxamide synthase, with translation MTKGKMLYEGKAKQVFETDHPNEVIVRFKDDATAFNAQKKGSVDLKGEMNNAITTLIFEYLNEKGIPTHFIKKLDEREQLVKKVKIIPLEMVVRNYSAGSMAQRLGVEEGVKSPVTIFDICYKKDELGDPLINDHHAVFLGAATYEELDEMYELTADINEILIDLFDKMNIILVDFKIELGKTADGKIVLADEISPDTCRLWDKDTMKKLDKDRFRRDLGEVTEAYVEIYERLKKVLNK, from the coding sequence ATGACTAAAGGTAAAATGCTTTACGAAGGGAAAGCAAAACAGGTTTTCGAAACCGATCATCCGAATGAAGTCATCGTTCGTTTCAAAGACGATGCAACCGCCTTCAACGCTCAGAAAAAAGGAAGCGTGGATTTGAAAGGGGAGATGAACAACGCCATCACGACCTTGATTTTCGAATACCTGAATGAGAAAGGAATTCCCACCCACTTCATCAAAAAGCTGGATGAAAGAGAGCAGCTCGTGAAAAAAGTGAAAATAATTCCTTTGGAAATGGTGGTTCGCAACTATTCCGCAGGAAGTATGGCGCAAAGGTTGGGTGTGGAAGAAGGCGTCAAATCGCCTGTCACGATTTTCGACATCTGCTATAAAAAAGACGAGTTGGGAGATCCGCTTATCAACGACCACCACGCAGTTTTTCTGGGTGCGGCAACGTATGAGGAACTCGACGAGATGTATGAGTTGACTGCAGACATTAACGAAATCCTTATCGACCTTTTCGACAAAATGAATATTATTTTGGTCGACTTTAAAATCGAACTCGGCAAAACTGCTGACGGAAAAATTGTTTTGGCAGATGAAATCTCTCCCGACACTTGCCGACTTTGGGATAAAGACACGATGAAGAAACTCGACAAAGACCGGTTCCGCCGCGATTTAGGCGAAGTGACCGAGGCGTACGTCGAAATTTATGAGCGACTGAAAAAAGTTTTGAACAAATAA
- the purF gene encoding amidophosphoribosyltransferase, which produces MKDLQQKKENYLNRFKTEIYGRNLMKTDEPLDSPTEECGIFGLYSENDLDTFSLSQFGLFALQHRGQEACGISVMNKGRIFNIKDEGLVLDVYKDIREPETFMGNSAIGHTRYTTAGDKKKYNFQPFFAKNEYDQIILSIAHNGNLTNARKLKAELEEEGVVFKATSDSEVILRLIQKNLDLGLRGAIKATMDKIEGAYSVVGMTRNKFFAFRDFHGIRPLVLGAIDEKTFVAASESVALDAVGAQYMRDILPGEIVFTSENEPGLQSFLVKEDCERRICAFEYIYFARPDSTLEGINVHEVREKSGEKIWEQAPVEADIVIGVPDSGVPAAIGFSKASGIPFRPVLIKNRYVGRSFIIPTQDMRERIVNLKLNPIVSEIKGKRVVIIDDSIVRGTTSKRLVKILKDAGVKEIHFRSVSPPIIAPCYLGIDTPSKDDLISANMSKEELRKYLGVDSLEFLSMENLIEILGSDNHCFGCFTEKYPVPKGDDESLFN; this is translated from the coding sequence ATGAAAGATTTACAACAAAAGAAAGAAAATTATTTAAACCGTTTCAAAACCGAAATCTACGGCAGAAATCTTATGAAGACCGATGAACCGCTGGATTCGCCGACTGAAGAATGTGGGATTTTCGGACTTTATTCCGAGAACGACCTGGATACTTTTTCGCTGTCGCAGTTTGGGCTTTTCGCATTGCAGCACCGCGGTCAGGAAGCGTGCGGAATTTCGGTGATGAACAAGGGGCGGATTTTCAATATCAAAGATGAGGGACTGGTTCTGGACGTTTATAAAGACATTCGCGAACCCGAAACTTTCATGGGAAATTCTGCGATCGGACACACGAGATACACGACTGCAGGCGACAAGAAAAAATACAATTTCCAGCCGTTCTTTGCCAAGAATGAATACGACCAGATTATCCTTTCCATCGCACATAACGGGAATTTGACCAACGCCAGAAAACTCAAAGCCGAACTCGAGGAGGAAGGAGTGGTTTTCAAGGCAACTTCCGATTCGGAGGTGATTCTTCGACTGATCCAGAAGAATCTTGATTTAGGTTTAAGAGGTGCAATCAAAGCGACGATGGATAAGATCGAAGGCGCTTATTCGGTTGTGGGAATGACGCGAAACAAGTTTTTTGCATTCCGCGATTTCCACGGGATCCGTCCTTTGGTTTTGGGCGCGATCGACGAGAAAACCTTTGTTGCTGCTTCCGAATCTGTCGCGTTAGACGCGGTTGGAGCGCAATATATGCGCGACATTCTTCCTGGAGAAATTGTCTTTACCAGTGAAAACGAGCCAGGTTTGCAAAGCTTTTTAGTCAAAGAAGATTGTGAGCGCAGGATCTGTGCTTTTGAATATATTTATTTTGCGAGACCTGACTCTACTTTGGAGGGAATCAATGTGCACGAAGTCCGCGAGAAATCTGGGGAGAAAATTTGGGAACAGGCACCAGTTGAAGCCGATATCGTAATCGGCGTTCCCGATTCTGGAGTTCCGGCGGCGATTGGTTTTTCTAAGGCATCGGGAATTCCGTTCCGTCCGGTTTTGATCAAAAATCGTTATGTTGGGCGAAGTTTCATTATTCCTACTCAGGATATGCGCGAAAGAATCGTGAACCTTAAACTGAACCCGATCGTTTCTGAAATCAAAGGGAAAAGGGTAGTGATCATCGACGATTCCATTGTTCGCGGAACGACCTCGAAACGTTTGGTGAAAATTCTGAAAGATGCGGGTGTGAAGGAAATCCACTTCCGAAGTGTTTCCCCGCCGATCATCGCGCCGTGTTATCTTGGAATTGACACGCCTTCGAAAGACGACCTGATTTCAGCAAATATGAGCAAAGAGGAACTGAGAAAATATCTCGGCGTCGATTCTTTGGAATTCCTGAGTATGGAAAATCTGATCGAGATCCTGGGAAGTGACAACCACTGTTTTGGTTGCTTTACCGAGAAATATCCCGTTCCGAAAGGGGATGATGAAAGTTTGTTTAATTAA
- a CDS encoding porin family protein, translated as MKKLFLGAAIAMSSLTFAQQFGLKAGMNVSSLSKTSSMDDAKAKVGFNAGVFMNAPIAENFSIQPELIYSQYGNKATNTSTATSGGTTITRKTTGSTILDYLALPVMFQYNATPSFYLEAGPEFGLLLSGKTKGEVTTTTTTGTSTTTSSSSGSDDIKDNLNGFNFGVGLGAGYYFTPNIGVNARYVAGFTDIVKNNNGDAVKNNVFQVGLNYKF; from the coding sequence ATGAAAAAGTTATTTTTAGGTGCAGCGATCGCAATGAGTTCATTGACATTTGCACAACAGTTTGGATTAAAAGCAGGTATGAATGTTTCCTCTTTGTCAAAAACTTCTTCCATGGATGATGCAAAAGCAAAGGTTGGGTTTAACGCAGGGGTTTTTATGAACGCTCCAATCGCGGAAAACTTTAGCATTCAGCCGGAATTGATTTATTCGCAATACGGTAACAAAGCTACCAATACCTCTACAGCAACTAGTGGAGGAACTACAATTACAAGAAAAACTACGGGTTCAACCATTCTAGATTATTTGGCTTTACCAGTAATGTTCCAGTACAATGCTACTCCATCTTTCTACCTTGAAGCAGGTCCAGAATTCGGTCTTCTCCTAAGCGGAAAAACAAAAGGTGAAGTTACAACTACTACTACAACAGGTACATCGACCACAACATCTTCTTCTTCTGGATCAGACGACATCAAAGACAATTTGAACGGATTCAACTTTGGAGTAGGATTAGGTGCAGGTTACTATTTCACGCCGAATATCGGAGTTAACGCAAGATATGTTGCTGGATTTACAGATATTGTTAAAAACAACAACGGTGACGCAGTGAAGAACAACGTTTTCCAAGTTGGTTTGAATTACAAATTCTAA
- the aroB gene encoding 3-dehydroquinate synthase, translated as MISFLDQDFSQLNVFLDELKPSKLLILVDENTHEYCLPTVLGNLETEIPFEIIEIEPGEELKTIDTAVQLWEILSEFEADRKSLLINLGGGVITDLGGFVGSTYKRGIKFINIPTTLLGMVDASIGGKTGIDHQFLKNIVGTFAEAEMVFCFPDFLKTLPFEELRSGFAEMLKHGLITDEKHWNDLIFIKELTPENIAPFIEASMKIKQNVVEKDFKEQNIRKTLNFGHTIGHAFESSFLQKGTPILHGEAVAMGIICETRLSFLENLISENTANQVITNILKFFPQQDIQQLKTEELLSLMKNDKKNSHGTIKFSLLTNIGSCNFDHSVSTEHVITALHFYQN; from the coding sequence ATGATTTCATTTTTGGACCAGGACTTTTCGCAGCTCAATGTTTTTTTGGATGAATTAAAGCCGTCAAAACTACTGATCCTGGTTGATGAAAACACGCACGAATACTGCTTGCCGACAGTTTTGGGAAATCTGGAAACCGAAATCCCATTTGAAATCATCGAAATCGAACCGGGCGAAGAACTGAAAACCATCGACACCGCGGTTCAGCTTTGGGAAATTCTTTCTGAATTTGAAGCCGACAGAAAATCCCTGCTCATCAATCTTGGAGGCGGCGTCATCACCGATTTGGGCGGATTTGTCGGTTCTACCTATAAAAGGGGAATCAAATTTATCAATATTCCCACCACACTTTTAGGAATGGTTGACGCATCCATCGGCGGAAAAACGGGAATTGACCATCAGTTTCTGAAAAATATTGTAGGGACTTTTGCAGAAGCAGAAATGGTTTTCTGTTTTCCTGATTTCCTGAAAACATTACCTTTCGAAGAACTCAGAAGCGGTTTCGCCGAAATGCTCAAACACGGACTGATCACCGACGAAAAACACTGGAACGATTTAATTTTTATCAAAGAATTGACTCCCGAAAACATCGCACCCTTTATTGAAGCATCAATGAAAATAAAGCAAAATGTGGTGGAAAAAGATTTCAAGGAACAGAATATCCGCAAAACCCTGAATTTCGGACACACAATCGGTCACGCTTTTGAAAGCAGCTTTCTGCAAAAAGGAACCCCGATTCTCCACGGTGAAGCGGTTGCGATGGGAATAATCTGCGAAACCCGACTTTCTTTTTTGGAAAACCTTATTTCTGAAAACACAGCAAATCAAGTCATTACCAACATCCTGAAGTTTTTTCCCCAACAAGATATTCAACAATTGAAAACGGAAGAACTTTTGTCTTTAATGAAAAATGACAAGAAAAATTCGCACGGAACAATCAAGTTTTCGTTGCTTACCAATATCGGAAGTTGCAATTTCGACCATTCCGTTTCCACTGAACATGTAATTACCGCATTACATTTTTATCAAAATTAA